From the Deinococcus gobiensis I-0 genome, the window CGGCGGCGGCGCGGAAGGCCACGTAGGCCTGATCGAATTTACCCTGCTCGTAGTACACGTTGCCGACGATGACGTAGTTGGCGGCCGGGGGGCGGGTGACGGGCACGGCCGAAGGGGTGGCCGGCGTCGCCGTCGCCGGAGCGGCTGCCGGCACGGTGGGTGCGGGCGTCGTCGGTACGGTGGTCGGTGCGGGGGTGGTCGGTGCCGTCTGGGCCAGGGCACCGCTCAGGGCAGCCGCGCACAGCAGGGCAAGGGTCAGTCGTGCATTCACTCAAAAACCTCCGTACCTGGAGCGCGCGGGCCGGTGGAGCCGCCGCGCCTCTCCGGCCTTGGGCAACATACCCGGCGATGATACCGTGCCCAGCCTATGGCCGGGGCGGCAGACAGGGGGTGAAGTCCCCGTGAGAACCCGGCCCGGGCAGCCTGACAGCGCGGGGTGACGGTCCTCTGACGGGCGGAGCGGCACCCGGAGCCCCTACAGTGGGGGCCATGACCCCACCCCCCCCCACTCCCCGGCGGCCCCATCCGCAGCGGTTGGGCCTGACCGGCAGCATCGGCGCGGGCAAGAGCACGGCGGCGGCGTTGCTGCGCGCGCGCGGCCTGACCGTCCTGGACGCCGACGAGCAGGCCCGGCTGGTCACGGCCGAGCCGGAGACCCTGGCCGAACTGGAGGCCGCCTTTCCCGGCGTGGTCCGGGGCGGGGCGCTGGACCGCGCGGCGCTGGCGGCCCGGGTGTTCGGAGACGCGGCGCAACTCGCGCGCCTGAACGCCATCACCCACCCGCGCGTGCGGACCCGCATGTCGGCGCTGGAGGCGGAGGCCGCCGCGCGGGGTGAGGCCTGGGTCGTGCAGGACGTGCCGCTGCTGTTCGAGGGCGGGCTGGACAAGAGCATGGACGCGGTGCTGCTCATCGACGCCCCCCTGGAGACGCGCGTGGCCCGCGTCATGGCCCGCAGTGGACTGAGCCGGGAGGACGTGCTGGCCCGCGACGCCCGGCAGATGCCCGCCGACGAGAAGCGCCGCCGCGCCACCCTGACCCTGGACAACGGCGGCGACCTCGCGGCGCTGGAGGCGCAACTCGGCGCGGCGCTGCGCGAACTGGGTCTCGCCCCGACCTAGAGGGGCAGGCCGCCCCCCGATACCCTACTCACAGCGGTTTTCAGTTCTATCGAGGGGCCAACCGCACGCCCCTCAACTCCTTTTCTGGCCGCCGTCCTTCTCAGGCGCTCGCTCCGCTCGATTCGGAGGGACCACAGGTGACCCCTGGTCCCTCCGAAGGCTGTACTCAGGCCTTCGCCGGCTCCTGCCCCTGCTCCTGGCGCTTCAGCGACGCCGCCACGAAGCCGGCGAAGGGGGGACTGGGACGCATGGGGCGGCTCTTGAACTCGGGGTGCGCCTGCAAAGCCACGAAGAAGGGGTGGCCCGGAATCTCGACGCTCTCGACAAGGCCCGCGCCGCGCCCGTTCATGCCGGGGGTCACGCCGCTGACCGTCAGGCCCGCGTCCTGAAGGCGGGGCACGTACTCGGGGTTGACCTCGAAGCGGTGGCGGTGGCGCTCGCGGACCGTGCCCCCGGCGGGCACGCCGTACAGCTCGGCGATGGTGGTCCCGGCGGCGAGCTGCATGGGCCAGTCGCCCAGGCGCATGGTGCCGCCCAGGCCCTCGACATCCAGTTGCTCGGGCATCAGGCCCACGACCTTGTGGCGCGCGTACTCGTCGAACTCGGTCGAGTTGGCGCCCTCCAGGCCCGCCACATGCCGGGCGTACTCGATCACGGCGATCTGCATGCCCAGGCAGATGCCCAGGTACGGCACGCCGCGCGTGCGGGCGTACTCGGCCGCCCGGATCTTGCCCTCGATGCCGCGCACCCCGAAGCCGCCCGGCACCAGAATGCCGCCCACGTCCCCGAACTGGGCTTCGAGGTCACCCTCGGTCAGCTCCTCGGCGTTGACCCACTTGACGTTCACGCGGGCGTCGTTGGCGACCCCGGCGTGCGTCAGCGATTCGAGCATCGAGAGGTACGCGTCGGGCATCGCCGTGTACTTGCCCGCGATGGCGATGGTCACCTCGCGCCCGGGGCGCTTGATGGTCTTTACGGCGTTCTGCCATACGCCCAGGTTGGGGTGGATGCGCTCCAGGCCCAGCAGGTCCTCGACCGCCTTGCCCAGGCCCTGTTCCTCGAGCGCCAGCGGCACCTCGTAGACGTGCGCCACGTCGTAGCTGCTGAACACCCGGTTCTCGCGCACGCTGGTGAAGGCCGCGATCTTGCGGGTGATCTCGGGGGGCAGCTTTTCCTTGCTGCGCACCATCACGATGTCGGGGCTGATGCCGTAGGAGCGCAGCGCCGCGACCGAGTGCTGGGTGGGCTTGGTCTTGAACTCGTTGCTGGTGCCCAGGTACGGCACGAGGGTGAGGTGCAGGTACAGCACGTTCTCGTCGCCCTCGTCGAAGCGGAACTGCCGGATGGCCTCCAGGAAGGGGAGCGACTCGATGTCGCCCACCGTACCGCCCACCTCGATCAGCACGACCTCGGCCCCCGCCGACTCGCCCGCCACGCGCACGCGGCGCTTGATCTCGTCGGTGACGTGCGGAATGACCTGCACGGTCTGCGAGAGGTAGTCCCCGGCGCGCTCCTTGCGGATGACCTCCTGGTAGACCTGCCCGGTCGTGATGTTGCTGCCTGGCGGCACGTCGAGGTCGAGGAAGCGCTCGTAGTTGCCGATGTCGAGGTCGGTCTCGGCGCCCGAGGCGGTCACGAAGACCTCGCCGTGTTCGTAGGGCCGCATGGTGCCCGCGTCGATGTTGATGTAGGGGTCGATCTTGACGGCCGTCACGCGGTAGCCGCGCGCGCGCAGCAGCGCCCCGAGGCTGGCGCTCGCCACGCCCTTGCCGAGGCTGCTCACCACGCCGCCCGTTACGAAGATGTATTTCATGTCCATCCGAAAAGCGCCGGCCCCGCACCTGGGGGCCAAAAAGAAAAACCGGGGCGCTTCGGCCTCCGGGATTTCAGGATAGCAGTTTTCGGGCGGGACTAAGTGGCTCCCGGGGACAGTGCCGGGCATCCTCGGCGCGCTCGTGCCCTCCATCTCCCCCGCCAGCCCCTTACGGCTTCTCCCGTTGGTCGGGGTGTTGACCAGGGTCGCCCTGCTCTACACCCGCCGGCTACTTACCGGAACCCCACCAGCCCCAGCACGAAACTGCGGACGTTGCCGATGAGAACCCCGATCGGCTCCTGCGCCAGGAAGATGAAGGCCATCACGATCAGGAACGAGAAGGGCATCGCCTCGAACTGCGCGAGGCTGCGCCCCAGCGAGGGCACGAGCGCGCCGAGGATGCGGCTGCCGTCGAGCAGCGGGATGGGGATGAGGTTGAACACCGCCAGCACGATGTTGATGCTCAGGACATAGAGCAAGACCTGGAAGCCCAGGTCGGTCGGCGGCAGCACGGCGAGCAGCCCGGCGGCCAGCAGTGCGATCAGGATGTTGCTGATCGGCCCGGCCGCCGCGACCCACAACGTGCCCCAGCGCCCGAGGTTGTTCGGGTTGATAGGCACCGGCTTGGCGAAGCCGAACCCCGCGAGCAGCAGCAGCAGCGTCCCGAAGGGGTCGAGGTGCTTGAGGGGGTTGAGGGTCACGCGCCCGTACCGCCGGGGCGTGGGGTCGCCCAGCCGGTCGGCCACGAAGGCATGGGCGAATTCGTGAACGGCGAGCGACAGCACCAGCGCCAGCGCGATGATCACGAAGGCAGTGGGATTGCTCGTCAGGAGGCTAAGAAGACCCATACACCTCCCATTCTATGAGGGCCGGGATTAGACGTCTGGCCCGCGACCCGTTGCGGCTTCCTTGCGGCTTCGGGTGGGCGGGTTCAGGGGAGGGACCGCAGGTACGCCGCCAGCGCCGCACGTTCCTCGTCGGGGCTGCCCACCTGTCCGGCCCGCCGCAGCCCTGCCAGGTGAGCCAGCGCCTCGCCCACGCCCCGGCCCGGCGGCGTGCCCAGGGCCAGCACGTCCTTCCCCGTCAGGGGCACGTAGGCCTGCGGGCGCAGCAGGGCGCGCAACTGCCGCTCGGGCGTGCCCTCGGGAAAGAAGGTGTCGCTCCGGGCGCGGGCCAGCAGCCCCAGGGGCCTGTCGCCCAGGCCCAGGCGGGCGGCCAGGGCGGCGGGGTCGGGGGCGGCGGCCAGGGCGGCGGCGGCCCAGGTCTGCGGCGTGACCGCCTCGCCCGCGTCCTGCCGGGCCTCCAGGGCTTCGAGGAGCGCCGGGTCGCCCAGCCACGCGCCCGTGCCCCATGCCTCCAGCCGCCGGGCCGCGCGCCCCGGCCGGGCTTCGGCCAGCAGCAGCTTCAGCTCGGCCCACAGGCGGGGGGTGTCCTGCGCCATCGTCAGGGCGTCCGGCATCTGGGCCAGCAGGTCAGGGTGGGGGGCGAGGTCCAGCCGCGCCGCCAGCCGCGCCCCACGTACGGCCCGACTGGCGTCCTCGTGCAGCGAGCGGGAGTGCAGGGGCCGCAGCTCCCGCCGCGCGAGGTCGTCCAGGCCGCCCACCACATCGCGCAATTCGGCGCCGCCGTCCGGCCGCACGACCAGCGCGAGCGCGTTCAGCCCGAAGTCGCGCCGCCGCAGGTCGTCGTCCAGGGTGCCGGGCTGCGGCGCCGGGTTCTGGCCGGGCACCGGGTAGCTCTCGCGCCGCGCCCGAACGAGGTCGGCCCCGCGCCCGTCCGGCAGCGTCACGGTGGCGTTCTGGAAGGCCGGGTGGAAGGTGAAGGGCAGGCCCGTGGCGTGGGCCAGGGCCTCCACGTCTGCCCCCTCCACCACCACGTCGAGGTCCAGGGGCGCGCCGCCCAGCAGCGCGTCGCGCACTGCCCCGCCGACGAGGGCCACCCGGGCCTGGGAACCGGCCAGCGCCGCCAGCGAGGTCAGCCACGCGCGGTCCTCGGCACGCAGGGCGGCCCAGGCCCGCGCGCCGGGGTCAGGCTCGGCCACCACTAGCGGCCGGCGAAGGCGCTGGCGTCCAGGGTGACGGTCACGTCACGCGCCCTGCCGCCGCGCACCACCTTCAGGGCCACGGTGTCGCCCTCCTTCTTGTCGATCAAGGCGGCCTGGAGGTCCTCGATCCCGTCCACGGGCTGACCGTCGGCCCCGGTGATCACGTCGCCGCCCAGGGCCACCTGCCCGCCCCGGAAGTCCTCGGTGCGAGTGCCGCCGCGCAGCCCGGCGCGCGAGGCCGGCGAATCGGGCGACACCTCCCCCACGACCAGCCCGGTCTCGGGCAGTTCGAGCTGCTGCTTGCCGCTGCTCGTCAGGGCGCTCAGGCCCACCGGAATCTGCCCGCCGCGCGCCTGGGCCACGAGGCCGGCCGCGATGCCGATGACGGGCGCGCGCACCACGCCCCCGTTCGCCGCCTGGAGGCGGGGCAGCAGGTTCTTGGCCGCGTTGATGGGAATGGCGAAGCCCACGCCCGCGCTCTGGCCGGTGCCGCCGCTCTGCACGCCGGGGCTGATGATCTGGGTGTTGATGCCGATGACCCGCCCGCCGCTGTCGAGCAGAGGCCCGCCGCTGTTGCCGGGGTTGATGGCCGCGTCGGTCTGGATGGCCTTCTGGGTGATGCCCGCGCCGCCGGCCCCGAAGCCGATGGGAATCTGGCGGGCGGTGCTGCTCACGATGCCCTCGGTCACGCTGAAGTCCAGGCCGAAGGGCGCGCCCATCGCAATGGCCTTCTGCCCGACCTTGAGGGCGTCGCTGTCGCCCAGCGGAATGGGCCGGATGTCCTGCGCGTTCAGGCCCTCGGGCCGGATGAGCGCGAGGTCGTACTGCGGCGCGAGGCCGATGACCTTGGCGGGCACCGCGTCCTGACGGTTCATGACCCGGATGAGGATGCGGTCGGCGGCGCCCTGCCCCGACTCGTTGCCCACCACGTGGTAGTTCGTCAGGATGTCGCCCTGCGCGTTCACGAAAAAGCCGCTGCCCACGCCGGTCTGCACCTGCGTGCCCGAGTCGCCGCCGTACATCCAGGCCATCGGGTCCTGGGTGGCGACCTCCTGCTCGGTGCTGATGAACACCAGCCCCGGCTCGTACTGCCCGACCACCTGCACGGTGTTGGCCTCGTTCTGGAGCTTGGCCCCGTCCTCGTTCAGGGCGGCCGTGCCTGCCGTGCCCGCTGCCGTCTGGCCTTGGCTCTGACTGCTCTGGGCCGTCTGTGTCTGCCCGGTCTGGGCCTGTCCCAGCGGCACCTGATCGCGCAGCACCGTCGCCCCCAGCCCCAGCCCCGCGAGGACCAGCAGCACCGCGACTCCCTTTTTTCCCAGCCCACTCGGCTTCATATGGCCCCATTATCTGCGGGCACGGCGCACAGGACGTGGGGCCGGATTAAGGAGGGGTTGGGGGAAAAGCAGGAAGAAAGCGCCGCAAAAAGCCCCCTGCCCGCTCGGCAGGGGACCCTCCTCGGCCCGGCGCTCAGGCCTGCGCGCGCGTCTCCTCGGCGTCCAGGGCCGCGATCTCGCCCGGCGTGATCTGGTAGTGCTCGCCGCACCAGTGGCACACGACCTCCTGGCCGCCGTCGTCGATCATTTCCTGGCGCTCGCTGCCGGTGAAGAACTTCAGGCTGTCGCTGGCCTTCTCGCGCGAGCAGCGGCACTGGAAGCGCGCGGCCTGCGCCTCGGGGGCCAGATTCAGGTCCAGGCCCTCGGCCGCGCGGTTCAGGACTTCGAGCAGGCCGCCCCGGCGCAGGTTGTCGGTGATCTGGCCCATCGCCTTGATGTTGGCCTCCAGGCGGCCGAGCGTCTCGTCGCTCACGCCGGGCATCGCCTGCACGAGCAGCCCGCCCGCATGGGCCACGCGCCCCTTTTCCTCGTACACGCCCAGCAGCACGGCGTTGGGAATCTGCTCGGACGCGCCGAGGTAGTAGCTCACGTCCTCGGCGATCTCGCCGCTCTGCAGGCGCACGCTGCCGGTGTAGGGTTCGCCGTTGTCGAGCAGGCGGGTCACGGCCAGTTCGCCGTCGGTGCCCACGATGCCGCTCACGTCCAGCTTGCCGTCGGAGTCGCGGGGCGGCAGGTCGGCCCCGGGCGCGCGCACGTAGCCGCGCACCTGACCGTCGGCGCTGCCCTCGGCCACGACCCAGCCCACCGGCCCGCCGCCCTCGACGCGCACCGCCACGCGGCTGTCGCTCTTCTTGCCCAGCACGACGGCCAGCAGGGCCGAGGCCGCCAGCGTACGCCCCAGCGCCGCCGTCGCGGTCTTGCTCAGGTGGTGGCGCAGGCGGGCCTCTTCGACGAGGTCGGTCGCCTCGATGCCGACGAAGCGCAGGGTGCCCCCCGCCGCCGTGCCGCGCAGGAGGTAGGAGCCGGAAGGGGAAGCAGTCATTAGGAAATCTTACATCAAGGCACTCAAATCGGGCTGTGGGGTGGCTTGCATTCGGTGGCCCGTCCCCCCTACCGATTGTCAGGTTTCATACGGTCGGGCAAGTGACAAACGACCTGATTCGGAGCTGACGGACCCAGAGGGTTTCTTCAGCCCGCTGCCAGAGGAGACTCACGCCCACTGCATAGACTTTCATGCCGCTGACATCTTCTCCGGGTAGGAAGCCGCGCCCGAATCCTGTCCGCGCCCCCTCTGCCCCACTGTGTCCTCTCAAGGAGTCTTCAATGAACAAAGGCAAACTCTTCGGCGCTCTCGCCCTCACGACCGTTTCGCTGACGCTGGCCGCGTGCAACAACAAGCAGGCCGGCGCCGGTCAGGGCGAGACGCTGGTGTACCAGAATTCCGCCGACATCCCCACGCTGGACCCGGGCACGACCTACGACACGGCCAGCGGCCAGGTCGTCGAGAACCTGTACGAGACCCTGCTGACCTACAAGGGAAACAGCCTGTCGGAACTCGAGCCGCTGCTGGCGACCGAGTGGCAGGAGGGCAACAGCGGGCGCGAGTACCGCTTCACGCTGCGCACCGGGGTCAAGTTCCATACGGGCAACGACTTCGGGTGCAAGGACGCCGAATACACCTTCCGGCGCAACCTCGTGACGAACACGAGTGACAGCGGCAACTGGTTCCTGTCCGAAAGCCTGCTGGGCACGCAGTCCAATGCCAACGACGACAAGAGCGTCACCTGGCAGCGCATCACCGACGCCGTGAAATGCGACGGCGAGACGCTGATCTTCACGCTGCCCAAGGCCGACCCCGCCTTCCTGGCGAAGCTGGCCTACACCGGCCAGGGCATCGTGGACAGCGCCCACGCCAAGGAGATCGGCGAGTGGGACGGCACCGAGGCCACCTGGAAGGCCGCAGTCGGCAAGGACCTGACCGGCAGCCCGCTGGCCCAGAAGCCCAGCGGTACGGGGGCCTACAAGCTCGTGGGCAAGGACGCGACCACCGTCACCGCGACCGCCTTCGAGAACTACTGGGGCGAGCAGCCCAAGATCAAGAACGTGATCATCCAGAAGGTGCCCGAGCAGGCCGCGCGCATCCAGGCCTTCTTGCGCGGCGACGCCGACCTGATCGAGTCCGGCGGGCGCGACATCATCGAGACGCAGCTCAAGGGCCAGCCCGGCGTGGCGGTCCTCGACGACCTGCCCGACACCACCGCGACCGGCCTGAGCATGAACGAGAACATCAAGGGCGGGCAGCTCGGCAGCGGCAAGCTCGACGGCCAGGGCATCCCGGCCAACTTCTTCAGCGACGTGAACGTGCGCCGGGGCTTCGTGGCGGCCTTCGACACGAACACCTACATCGAGCAGGTGCTGCGCGGCAAGGGCAAGCCCCGGAACTTCCTGCTGCCCGACTCCTTCCCCGGCTATGACCAGAACCTCGCCCCGGCCGAGTTCAACCTCGACACGGCGCGCGCGGCCTTCCGCGAGGCCTGGGGGGGGCAGGTGTGGCAAAACGGCTTCACGCTCAACGCCACCTACCGCGCCGGCTCGCGCAGCGTGCAGACCGCGATGGAACTCCTGAAGAAGAACATCGAGTCGCTGAACCCCAAGTTCCGGGTGAACATCGTCGCCAAGGAATGGAGCGAGATCATCAAGGCCAGCAACCAGGGCAGCGAGGCGATGGTCGTGACGAGCTGGGCTCCGGACTACGCCGACCCGGACAACTTCGTCTACACCTTCTACAACTCCAGGGGCTACTACAGCCCGCGCATCAACGTGGCCGACACCCAGATTGACGCCTGGACCAACGAGGCCCGCGGCATCACCGACCAGACGCAGCGCAACGCGCTGTACGCCAAGGTGGCCGAGCGCGCCAAGTCGCAGGCCCTGTACATCGTGATGCCCAGCCCGGTCGGCGTGTTCGCCTACCGCGACAACATCCAGGGCATCAGCGCCGAGAACTACAGCCCCCTGACCGGCTTCGTCACCGGCACCCTCTGGAAGACCCTCAGCAAGAGCTGAGGCCTTCCGCGCCGCGCCCGCCGCCCCCGGCCGGGCGGCGGGGGCGGCGTCTCCGTGCTTTTCGCCGCGCGGGCGCGCACGAGCCTCTATGCTGTGCCCCATGCTGGATACAGGCGACGCCCGGCCCATCACCCTGCTCCTGGTGGACGACCATCCGGTCGTGCGCAAGGGCACCCGCGAATTGCTGGAAGGCGAGGCCGACCTGCGCGTGCTGGGCGAGGCGGGCAACGGCGAGGAAGCGGTGGCCCAGGCCCGCCTGCTCACCCCCGACGTGATCCTGATGGACGTGTCCATGCCCGGCATGAACGGCATCGAGGCGACGCGCGCCATCAAGGCCGAGCAGCCCGGCGTGGGCGTGCTGGTCCTGACGAGCTACGACGACGACGCCTACGTGTTCGCGCTGCTGGAGGCGGGCGCGGCCGGCTACCTGCTGAAAAACGCCAGCGAGGACGACCTGCTGGGCGCCGTGCGCGCGGTGGCGGCGGGCGAAAGTGCCCTGCACCCCAGCATCGCCCGCAAGGTGCTCGAACGCTTCAGCGCGAGCGCGACCCCCACCCCGCCCGAGGACGACCTCAGCCCCCGCGAGCTGGAAGTGCTGCGCGTGGCCGCCACCGGCCGCACGAACAAGGAGATCGCCCGCGACCTCGACATCAGCCCGCGCACCGTGCAGGTCCACCTCGCCAACATCTTTTCGAAGCTCGGCGTGGGCAGCCGCACCGAGGCCGTGCTGCACGGCATCAAACGCGGCTGGATCGACCCCAAGAACCTGTAGGCGGGCAGGGCTGGGGGAGCCGCCCCGCCCCTCCGGCGCCGGGTCGCCCCCAGCCCTGCCCCACCCCCTTTGCCATGACCCTGCCTCCCTCCCTTGCCCAGGCCAGCACCGCGCCGCAGTTCGGCGACGGGGTGGCGCGCTTTGCCTGCGAGACCACGCGGGCGCACGGGGTCCGGGTCTGGGTGGTGTCGGGCGGGCAACTGGGCGAGGTCGCCTGCGAGGGGCGAGGCCTGGGCCTGAGCGACGGCTCGCTGGCGGCGCGCGCCCTGAGCAGCGGCGTGCTGGAGGAAGCGGGCATGCTCAGCTGCGTGCCCTTCGGCTGCGGGGTGCTGGAGTGCGTGGGGGCCTCGCCCGAGGGGATACAGACCCTGCTGGGCCTCGCGCCGCTGCTGGGGCTGGCCCTGGAGGGCGTGCAGGCCCGCGAGGCGAGGCGCGGGCACGGCCGCCTGGCCGAGACGGTCGAGGGTCTGGTGCGGCGGCTGGGCGGCAGCCTCGACCTCGCGGAGGTGCTGCCGGTCACGGCCCAGAGCGCGGCGCTGGCGCTGGGATTCTCGCGCGCCTTCGTGGGCCTGTTCAGCGAGTTCGGGGAGGCAGGCGCGCGCACCGGCGAGGTCTACACCTACGGCTTCGACCACGAGTTCACCGGAGGCATCGGCGTGGGGCCGGTCTCCTTCGAGAAGCTCATCCGCCGGGGCGAGGCCATCCGCTTCGAGCGGGCGCGCGACGCCCAGACCCCCCTGGCGCGCGGGCTGGCCGAACTCGACCCGGTGGCGGCCGTGATCGCGCCCCTGAGCGCGCGGGGCCGGCCACTGGGGCTGCTGTACGTGGACAGCCGCGTGCCCGGCACCGCCACGAGCGAGGACGACGCCCGGCTCGTGCTGGCGCTGGCCGAGCAGGCCAGTCTGGCGATCGACAACGCGCGGCTGTACGCCATCGAGACCCGCAAGCGCGAGGCCGCCGAGGCGCTGCGCGAGGCGGGCGCGGCGCTGACCGGCAGCCTGCACCTTCAGGACACCCTCTCGCGCGTCCTCGACTGGGCCTCGAAGCTGTTCGGCACCGACGCGGCGGGCGTGTACGAGCTGCAACCCGACGGCCGCACCCTGAACATCCTGAGCGCGGTGGGACTGCCCAGCGAGTACGTGCTGCGCGTGCGCGCCAAGGTGGGCGCGGGCGTGACCGGCCGCGCCGCGCAGAGCCGCGAGCCCGTGGCCGCGCGCGACCTGACGGCCGAGCATTACGGGGGCGGCAGCCGCTACACCCGGCAGTTGCTCGCGCAGGGCCGCTATCCCTACCGGGGCGTGGTGGGGTTGCCGCTGCTCTCGCGTGCGGGCATCTACGGCGTCCTGACGCTGTACTGGAGCGCGCCGCTGCCTCTGGGCGAGGACGACCTCGCGCTCGCGGGCGTGTTCGCCGCGCAGGCCAGCCTCGCCATCGAGAACGCCCGGCTGTACGAGGAAGAGCTGCGCCA encodes:
- a CDS encoding site-2 protease family protein, which produces MGLLSLLTSNPTAFVIIALALVLSLAVHEFAHAFVADRLGDPTPRRYGRVTLNPLKHLDPFGTLLLLLAGFGFAKPVPINPNNLGRWGTLWVAAAGPISNILIALLAAGLLAVLPPTDLGFQVLLYVLSINIVLAVFNLIPIPLLDGSRILGALVPSLGRSLAQFEAMPFSFLIVMAFIFLAQEPIGVLIGNVRSFVLGLVGFR
- a CDS encoding CTP synthase produces the protein MKYIFVTGGVVSSLGKGVASASLGALLRARGYRVTAVKIDPYINIDAGTMRPYEHGEVFVTASGAETDLDIGNYERFLDLDVPPGSNITTGQVYQEVIRKERAGDYLSQTVQVIPHVTDEIKRRVRVAGESAGAEVVLIEVGGTVGDIESLPFLEAIRQFRFDEGDENVLYLHLTLVPYLGTSNEFKTKPTQHSVAALRSYGISPDIVMVRSKEKLPPEITRKIAAFTSVRENRVFSSYDVAHVYEVPLALEEQGLGKAVEDLLGLERIHPNLGVWQNAVKTIKRPGREVTIAIAGKYTAMPDAYLSMLESLTHAGVANDARVNVKWVNAEELTEGDLEAQFGDVGGILVPGGFGVRGIEGKIRAAEYARTRGVPYLGICLGMQIAVIEYARHVAGLEGANSTEFDEYARHKVVGLMPEQLDVEGLGGTMRLGDWPMQLAAGTTIAELYGVPAGGTVRERHRHRFEVNPEYVPRLQDAGLTVSGVTPGMNGRGAGLVESVEIPGHPFFVALQAHPEFKSRPMRPSPPFAGFVAASLKRQEQGQEPAKA
- a CDS encoding response regulator, which produces MLDTGDARPITLLLVDDHPVVRKGTRELLEGEADLRVLGEAGNGEEAVAQARLLTPDVILMDVSMPGMNGIEATRAIKAEQPGVGVLVLTSYDDDAYVFALLEAGAAGYLLKNASEDDLLGAVRAVAAGESALHPSIARKVLERFSASATPTPPEDDLSPRELEVLRVAATGRTNKEIARDLDISPRTVQVHLANIFSKLGVGSRTEAVLHGIKRGWIDPKNL
- a CDS encoding ABC transporter substrate-binding protein; translated protein: MNKGKLFGALALTTVSLTLAACNNKQAGAGQGETLVYQNSADIPTLDPGTTYDTASGQVVENLYETLLTYKGNSLSELEPLLATEWQEGNSGREYRFTLRTGVKFHTGNDFGCKDAEYTFRRNLVTNTSDSGNWFLSESLLGTQSNANDDKSVTWQRITDAVKCDGETLIFTLPKADPAFLAKLAYTGQGIVDSAHAKEIGEWDGTEATWKAAVGKDLTGSPLAQKPSGTGAYKLVGKDATTVTATAFENYWGEQPKIKNVIIQKVPEQAARIQAFLRGDADLIESGGRDIIETQLKGQPGVAVLDDLPDTTATGLSMNENIKGGQLGSGKLDGQGIPANFFSDVNVRRGFVAAFDTNTYIEQVLRGKGKPRNFLLPDSFPGYDQNLAPAEFNLDTARAAFREAWGGQVWQNGFTLNATYRAGSRSVQTAMELLKKNIESLNPKFRVNIVAKEWSEIIKASNQGSEAMVVTSWAPDYADPDNFVYTFYNSRGYYSPRINVADTQIDAWTNEARGITDQTQRNALYAKVAERAKSQALYIVMPSPVGVFAYRDNIQGISAENYSPLTGFVTGTLWKTLSKS
- a CDS encoding S1C family serine protease yields the protein MKPSGLGKKGVAVLLVLAGLGLGATVLRDQVPLGQAQTGQTQTAQSSQSQGQTAAGTAGTAALNEDGAKLQNEANTVQVVGQYEPGLVFISTEQEVATQDPMAWMYGGDSGTQVQTGVGSGFFVNAQGDILTNYHVVGNESGQGAADRILIRVMNRQDAVPAKVIGLAPQYDLALIRPEGLNAQDIRPIPLGDSDALKVGQKAIAMGAPFGLDFSVTEGIVSSTARQIPIGFGAGGAGITQKAIQTDAAINPGNSGGPLLDSGGRVIGINTQIISPGVQSGGTGQSAGVGFAIPINAAKNLLPRLQAANGGVVRAPVIGIAAGLVAQARGGQIPVGLSALTSSGKQQLELPETGLVVGEVSPDSPASRAGLRGGTRTEDFRGGQVALGGDVITGADGQPVDGIEDLQAALIDKKEGDTVALKVVRGGRARDVTVTLDASAFAGR
- a CDS encoding CCA tRNA nucleotidyltransferase; the protein is MAEPDPGARAWAALRAEDRAWLTSLAALAGSQARVALVGGAVRDALLGGAPLDLDVVVEGADVEALAHATGLPFTFHPAFQNATVTLPDGRGADLVRARRESYPVPGQNPAPQPGTLDDDLRRRDFGLNALALVVRPDGGAELRDVVGGLDDLARRELRPLHSRSLHEDASRAVRGARLAARLDLAPHPDLLAQMPDALTMAQDTPRLWAELKLLLAEARPGRAARRLEAWGTGAWLGDPALLEALEARQDAGEAVTPQTWAAAALAAAPDPAALAARLGLGDRPLGLLARARSDTFFPEGTPERQLRALLRPQAYVPLTGKDVLALGTPPGRGVGEALAHLAGLRRAGQVGSPDEERAALAAYLRSLP
- the coaE gene encoding dephospho-CoA kinase (Dephospho-CoA kinase (CoaE) performs the final step in coenzyme A biosynthesis.), with protein sequence MTPPPPTPRRPHPQRLGLTGSIGAGKSTAAALLRARGLTVLDADEQARLVTAEPETLAELEAAFPGVVRGGALDRAALAARVFGDAAQLARLNAITHPRVRTRMSALEAEAAARGEAWVVQDVPLLFEGGLDKSMDAVLLIDAPLETRVARVMARSGLSREDVLARDARQMPADEKRRRATLTLDNGGDLAALEAQLGAALRELGLAPT
- the hslO gene encoding Hsp33 family molecular chaperone HslO, which encodes MTASPSGSYLLRGTAAGGTLRFVGIEATDLVEEARLRHHLSKTATAALGRTLAASALLAVVLGKKSDSRVAVRVEGGGPVGWVVAEGSADGQVRGYVRAPGADLPPRDSDGKLDVSGIVGTDGELAVTRLLDNGEPYTGSVRLQSGEIAEDVSYYLGASEQIPNAVLLGVYEEKGRVAHAGGLLVQAMPGVSDETLGRLEANIKAMGQITDNLRRGGLLEVLNRAAEGLDLNLAPEAQAARFQCRCSREKASDSLKFFTGSERQEMIDDGGQEVVCHWCGEHYQITPGEIAALDAEETRAQA